One stretch of Fictibacillus sp. b24 DNA includes these proteins:
- a CDS encoding YitT family protein: MIKRTVAIFLGSVLLGIGINGFIVPFHLLDGGMIGISLLVKYVWGYKVGLTIIILSIPIYLLAWKLERRYFINSVHGLLVSSFIIDFLSPLRGVFSVSIMEGSIIGGLFIGTGIGWMLRHETSTGGTDLIALFLSRWFSINVGMVIFLIDAAVIIAGLYVMGEGILFYSLVTILSVGFATMTMTLIRSINFYKSI, translated from the coding sequence ATGATTAAACGAACAGTAGCTATTTTCCTTGGCAGTGTGTTGCTTGGTATTGGCATAAATGGTTTCATTGTCCCTTTTCATCTCTTGGATGGCGGGATGATTGGCATCAGTCTTCTCGTTAAATATGTATGGGGATATAAAGTAGGGCTTACGATTATCATTTTAAGTATTCCCATCTATCTTTTAGCGTGGAAACTGGAACGCCGCTATTTTATAAATAGTGTACATGGATTATTAGTGTCGTCCTTCATTATAGATTTTCTGTCACCTTTAAGAGGTGTGTTTTCTGTTTCTATAATGGAAGGGTCCATTATTGGAGGACTTTTCATCGGAACAGGTATTGGCTGGATGCTGAGACATGAAACGAGTACGGGTGGAACCGACTTAATCGCGCTCTTTTTATCCCGCTGGTTTTCAATTAATGTGGGCATGGTCATCTTTTTGATTGATGCTGCGGTCATCATAGCAGGACTTTATGTAATGGGAGAAGGAATTCTATTCTATTCGCTTGTGACGATTCTTTCTGTAGGCTTTGCAACGATGACAATGACCCTCATCCGCTCGATTAACTTCTATAAAAGCATATAA
- a CDS encoding DUF302 domain-containing protein has product MFHYTVETAMTMDEAALKLEENLKEDQFGVLWQFDVKEKLQEKGLDFNDDFLIFEVCNPKEAKEVLAENKLMGYFLPCKIVLYTEKDKTKIGMPKPTEFVKLLNDKNLEQKAIEIENRLVTCMDKTVS; this is encoded by the coding sequence ATGTTTCATTATACAGTCGAAACTGCAATGACAATGGATGAAGCGGCTCTAAAATTAGAGGAAAATTTAAAAGAAGACCAGTTTGGTGTTTTGTGGCAGTTTGATGTAAAAGAAAAGCTTCAGGAAAAAGGGTTAGATTTTAATGATGATTTTCTTATCTTTGAAGTGTGTAACCCAAAAGAAGCAAAAGAAGTATTGGCAGAGAATAAACTAATGGGTTATTTTCTTCCTTGTAAGATCGTACTTTACACAGAGAAAGATAAGACAAAGATCGGGATGCCTAAGCCGACTGAGTTTGTAAAATTGTTGAATGATAAAAATCTCGAACAAAAAGCAATTGAGATTGAAAACCGATTGGTTACATGTATGGATAAAACAGTTTCATGA
- a CDS encoding sensor histidine kinase — MFMSQIYEKSCAKYQANHLSQRCEEWGTNLWRTKFTQMSLFVKLALINAMALGAVVLWSGSAIKDYACLLVNDYEINGPILNSELHIYFLQISIIAFSIVFLLYFLFLKRLIDPLKNLTQHAAFIKKGVFPEPLPVTSQDELGKLSEAFNNMAQTLKKNDEKRDQMLKDISHELRTPLTNLNGYLEGLQTGIIEPTPALYGILLKESKRLTRMAEQINQLEGWTNFHQESQMLPVQKVIEDALDSFNLSFEKAGISVDSNIEKGNVYASEDALKQVMSIMLENVCFYDEGSWVKIIGAVRGKMYRIEWHNKGQFIDPDHSEKVFERFYRADFSRTLKTGGSGLGLSIAKEIITMAGGRIGLQTDGTEHCFWAEIPLSDKEEF, encoded by the coding sequence ATGTTCATGTCGCAAATTTACGAGAAAAGCTGCGCAAAGTATCAGGCAAACCATTTATCACAACGGTGCGAGGAATGGGGTACCAATTTGTGGCGTACTAAATTCACTCAAATGAGTCTTTTTGTAAAGCTTGCTTTAATTAACGCAATGGCTTTAGGTGCAGTAGTGTTATGGTCAGGTTCAGCGATTAAAGACTATGCATGCTTACTTGTGAATGATTATGAAATTAACGGCCCGATTTTAAATAGCGAACTGCACATTTATTTTTTGCAGATCAGTATTATCGCTTTTTCAATTGTCTTCCTTTTGTATTTTTTATTCTTAAAACGTTTAATCGATCCATTAAAGAATTTGACTCAACATGCAGCTTTTATTAAAAAGGGCGTCTTTCCTGAACCATTGCCTGTTACCAGTCAAGACGAGTTAGGAAAGCTTTCAGAAGCATTTAACAATATGGCACAAACTCTTAAAAAGAATGATGAAAAAAGAGATCAGATGCTCAAGGATATCTCTCATGAATTAAGAACACCTTTAACAAACTTGAACGGATATTTAGAAGGACTTCAAACAGGAATTATAGAACCTACACCTGCTCTTTATGGAATATTGCTGAAAGAGTCTAAAAGATTAACTCGTATGGCTGAACAAATTAATCAGCTAGAAGGCTGGACTAATTTCCATCAAGAAAGCCAGATGCTCCCCGTTCAAAAAGTCATAGAAGATGCTCTGGACAGCTTCAATCTTTCATTTGAAAAAGCAGGAATATCCGTTGATTCCAACATCGAGAAAGGAAACGTTTATGCAAGTGAAGATGCCTTGAAACAAGTGATGTCCATCATGTTAGAAAATGTATGTTTTTATGATGAAGGAAGTTGGGTAAAGATAATAGGGGCGGTACGAGGGAAGATGTATCGAATTGAATGGCATAATAAAGGGCAGTTCATTGACCCTGACCATTCGGAAAAAGTGTTTGAACGGTTCTATCGAGCTGATTTTTCTAGAACCTTGAAGACGGGAGGATCTGGCCTTGGATTATCGATTGCAAAAGAAATCATAACCATGGCGGGCGGCAGAATAGGTCTTCAAACGGACGGAACTGAACACTGTTTTTGGGCAGAGATCCCTTTATCTGATAAGGAGGAATTTTAA
- a CDS encoding response regulator transcription factor has product MELKGKSIMIVEDDPNIRNLIKIYLENSGYETYEASDGSEAMDTFLKIDPCFLVVDLMLPSVSGEELTEWIRKEQKSEIPIIMVTAKTAEQDRISGLKAGADDYVTKPFSPAELVARVEAVLRRTAHRCNKISFNGLTLKPFKGEANFSGEKLSLTPHEFRLLYMFMRHSNQVLSREQLLNELYPKQEKAVVDRTIDVHVANLREKLRKVSGKPFITTVRGMGYQFVAY; this is encoded by the coding sequence ATGGAACTTAAGGGAAAGTCGATTATGATCGTAGAAGATGATCCTAATATTCGAAACTTGATAAAAATATACCTTGAGAATTCAGGTTATGAAACATATGAGGCGAGTGACGGCAGCGAAGCCATGGATACTTTCTTAAAGATAGATCCATGCTTTTTAGTCGTGGACTTAATGCTTCCTTCTGTTAGTGGAGAAGAATTAACGGAATGGATCAGAAAGGAACAAAAGAGCGAGATACCCATTATCATGGTAACGGCGAAAACGGCTGAACAGGATAGAATTAGCGGCCTAAAAGCAGGTGCAGACGATTATGTAACTAAACCATTCAGTCCTGCAGAACTTGTAGCACGTGTAGAAGCGGTCTTAAGAAGAACGGCTCATAGATGCAACAAGATTTCTTTCAACGGGCTGACGCTAAAACCTTTTAAAGGAGAAGCAAATTTTTCAGGTGAAAAACTCTCCCTGACGCCTCACGAGTTTCGCCTTTTGTATATGTTCATGCGCCACTCAAACCAAGTGCTTTCGAGGGAACAGCTTTTGAACGAACTATATCCGAAGCAGGAAAAGGCAGTGGTAGACCGAACAATTGATGTTCATGTCGCAAATTTACGAGAAAAGCTGCGCAAAGTATCAGGCAAACCATTTATCACAACGGTGCGAGGAATGGGGTACCAATTTGTGGCGTACTAA
- a CDS encoding peroxiredoxin family protein, with the protein MFKKNIFAIIVILGLAGYTFYDLQLKEDKKSAEAEKTAQQQETSSEASSETQEPEQGTAEPSGETGVNEGDIAPDFTMNTLDGKEVKLSDYKGKKVVLNLWASWCPPCKAEMPHMQKYYEKNKDKMNVEILAVNLTTMEKDQSNIQTFVDDYGLTFPIPLDETGDIGVTYQAFSIPTTYMIDTTGVIQKKIVGPMNEEFLSDMVTRLK; encoded by the coding sequence ATGTTTAAGAAAAATATTTTTGCCATAATTGTTATCTTAGGTTTAGCGGGATATACCTTTTATGATTTACAATTAAAAGAAGATAAAAAAAGTGCTGAAGCTGAAAAGACTGCACAACAGCAGGAAACTTCATCAGAAGCATCATCAGAAACACAGGAACCTGAACAAGGGACAGCAGAACCATCAGGGGAAACAGGTGTGAATGAAGGAGATATCGCTCCAGATTTTACGATGAATACGCTTGATGGAAAAGAGGTCAAGCTATCGGACTATAAAGGAAAAAAAGTAGTATTGAATTTATGGGCAAGCTGGTGCCCGCCTTGTAAGGCTGAAATGCCTCACATGCAAAAGTATTATGAAAAAAATAAGGATAAGATGAATGTCGAGATTTTGGCTGTTAATTTAACAACTATGGAAAAAGACCAGTCAAACATTCAAACTTTTGTTGATGATTATGGCTTAACATTCCCTATACCCCTTGATGAAACGGGAGATATAGGTGTAACGTATCAAGCGTTTTCGATTCCGACGACGTATATGATTGATACAACAGGAGTTATTCAGAAAAAGATTGTAGGTCCGATGAATGAGGAATTCTTATCTGATATGGTAACACGTTTAAAATAA
- a CDS encoding cytochrome c biogenesis CcdA family protein, which yields MENVTVIFALTAGVLSFFSPCIFPLIPAYTAHLTGGTINGGKVLVDKQTVMIRSLFFILGFSVIFVLMGASASWIGQLIASYRETVERVSGLLIIIFGLQMLGWLQLNFLMKTKSFNSSSKPSANPFSSFLIGLAFGSGWTPCVGLALSSILLMAGSTETVYSGMFMLWIYSLGLGIPFLIISFTLTYSFKTVKSISKILPKLSKINGVILLGMGLLLFTGQMQIISSWLSSWSWAP from the coding sequence ATGGAGAATGTAACCGTTATTTTTGCTTTAACAGCAGGCGTACTTTCCTTTTTTTCTCCATGTATTTTTCCTTTGATTCCCGCTTATACAGCTCATTTAACTGGCGGAACAATCAATGGGGGCAAAGTTTTAGTTGATAAACAGACAGTTATGATTCGTTCACTATTTTTCATTCTAGGTTTTAGTGTGATCTTTGTACTTATGGGAGCTTCTGCAAGCTGGATTGGACAGCTGATTGCCTCGTATCGTGAAACGGTTGAGAGAGTAAGCGGATTATTAATAATAATTTTCGGATTACAAATGCTAGGTTGGCTTCAATTGAATTTTCTAATGAAGACGAAAAGCTTCAACTCTTCTTCAAAACCGAGTGCAAATCCGTTTAGTTCATTCTTGATTGGCTTAGCCTTTGGATCAGGATGGACGCCTTGTGTCGGATTGGCTTTATCATCCATTCTGCTAATGGCAGGTTCTACAGAGACTGTATACTCTGGGATGTTTATGCTCTGGATCTACTCTTTAGGCTTAGGGATACCTTTTTTAATTATCTCGTTTACACTTACTTATTCGTTTAAAACAGTAAAATCAATCAGCAAAATTTTACCCAAGCTTTCAAAAATTAATGGAGTTATCTTATTAGGAATGGGACTGCTGTTGTTCACAGGACAGATGCAAATAATCAGTTCATGGCTTTCAAGCTGGTCATGGGCACCGTAA
- a CDS encoding sulfite exporter TauE/SafE family protein produces the protein MEIGFIITIFLIGFIGSFISGMVGIGGSIIKYPMLLYIPAMLGFTAYTAHEVSGISAVQVFFATIGGVWAYRKGGYLNKTLIIYMGGAILLGSFIGGYGSQGMSEGQINIVYAVLATLAAVMMLIPKKGIDEIPLDQVTFNKWLAAVLAFIVGVAAGIVGAAGAFILVPIMLVVLKIPTRMTIATSLAITFISSIGATIGKITTGQVLLWPAIIMVVASLIASPLGAQFGKKINTKILQFILAALIIATSIKIWLDILG, from the coding sequence ATGGAAATAGGATTCATAATAACGATTTTTCTTATTGGCTTTATAGGTTCTTTTATATCCGGGATGGTAGGAATCGGCGGATCAATTATCAAGTATCCAATGCTTCTATATATTCCAGCAATGTTAGGCTTCACAGCATATACGGCTCATGAAGTTTCAGGTATAAGTGCTGTTCAAGTATTCTTTGCTACGATAGGTGGAGTTTGGGCTTATCGTAAAGGAGGCTATTTGAACAAAACGCTCATTATTTATATGGGTGGAGCTATTCTGTTGGGGAGTTTCATCGGCGGATATGGATCACAGGGTATGTCAGAGGGGCAAATTAATATTGTGTATGCAGTATTGGCAACATTAGCTGCTGTGATGATGCTCATTCCGAAGAAGGGCATCGATGAAATTCCGTTAGATCAAGTTACGTTTAATAAATGGCTTGCAGCGGTACTGGCATTTATCGTAGGGGTAGCAGCAGGTATCGTAGGAGCAGCGGGAGCATTTATACTTGTACCGATTATGCTCGTTGTTCTTAAAATACCAACTCGCATGACGATTGCTACATCACTTGCTATTACATTTATTTCTTCTATTGGTGCGACAATCGGTAAGATTACCACTGGGCAAGTATTGTTATGGCCGGCTATCATCATGGTTGTAGCAAGCTTGATTGCGTCTCCGCTTGGAGCTCAATTCGGTAAAAAAATAAATACGAAAATCCTTCAATTTATTTTAGCAGCACTTATTATCGCAACGTCCATTAAGATTTGGTTAGATATTTTAGGATAA
- a CDS encoding DsrE/DsrF/DrsH-like family protein: MEQQTQDKSTMVVFSGDLDKAMASFIIATGAAAMGKQVTMFFTFWGLNILRKEEYVNVKKTFMDKMFAKMMPRGPEKLGISKMNYGGLGGKMMKYTMKKKNIVTLKELIEMAQDLDVKMVACTMSMDVMGITQDELIDGLDYAGVASYLADADESKINLFI; this comes from the coding sequence ATGGAACAACAAACACAAGATAAATCAACAATGGTCGTATTCAGCGGTGACCTTGATAAAGCGATGGCAAGTTTTATTATCGCAACAGGAGCAGCTGCTATGGGGAAACAAGTAACAATGTTCTTCACTTTCTGGGGATTAAACATCTTAAGAAAAGAAGAATACGTAAATGTGAAGAAAACATTCATGGATAAAATGTTTGCAAAAATGATGCCAAGAGGACCTGAAAAGCTTGGTATTTCTAAAATGAACTATGGCGGTCTAGGCGGAAAGATGATGAAGTATACGATGAAAAAGAAAAACATCGTGACGTTAAAAGAATTAATTGAAATGGCTCAAGACCTGGATGTGAAAATGGTTGCTTGTACAATGTCAATGGATGTTATGGGGATTACGCAAGATGAACTTATCGATGGTTTAGACTATGCAGGTGTAGCTTCATATCTTGCTGATGCAGATGAATCAAAAATCAACTTATTTATCTAA
- a CDS encoding sulfurtransferase TusA family protein: MNVKQTLDTKGLSCPMPIVKTKKAMDTISSGDILEVLATDKGAVNDLSAWSKSSGHELLEHKEEDGVFKFYIQKG, from the coding sequence ATGAACGTAAAACAAACTTTAGATACAAAAGGGTTATCTTGCCCAATGCCAATCGTAAAAACAAAAAAAGCTATGGATACTATTTCTAGCGGAGATATCTTGGAAGTACTTGCAACTGATAAAGGTGCAGTAAACGACTTATCAGCTTGGTCAAAATCATCTGGTCATGAATTGTTAGAACACAAAGAAGAAGACGGCGTATTCAAATTCTATATTCAAAAAGGTTAA